One region of Priestia megaterium genomic DNA includes:
- a CDS encoding LysR family transcriptional regulator, with protein sequence MDLRTIKTFQTIARLGSFQKAAEELKYVQSTVTMQIQKLESDLGVKLIERGKKIHLTEAGRLFHEKADLLLRDLEYVQDTMQQWLHGEAGKVRVGAIEPMAIFRLPSILLPFNERYPNVQLSIQIDNTQNLTKMIKEGELDLAICNTPNLDHTTLFEPLFIEEVSLLVPKNHPLAVKNQVELADFKGERLLLSGFVCNYRISLEKSLVEAGVSPDIRLEVNSMSALKEYVQVGFGIAVVPDVMVRNPPPGTEIKKIYDLKIGVTTGILRKINAVTNGTAVENLIRLIKTHF encoded by the coding sequence ATGGATTTACGAACGATTAAAACATTCCAAACTATTGCGCGCTTAGGAAGTTTTCAAAAAGCAGCAGAAGAGCTAAAGTACGTACAATCAACGGTTACGATGCAAATACAAAAACTCGAATCAGATTTGGGCGTAAAGCTCATTGAACGAGGGAAAAAAATACATTTAACAGAAGCAGGGAGGCTTTTTCATGAGAAAGCAGACCTTTTATTAAGAGATTTGGAGTACGTACAAGATACTATGCAGCAATGGCTTCATGGAGAAGCTGGTAAAGTACGGGTAGGAGCCATTGAGCCCATGGCGATTTTTCGCTTGCCGAGCATCTTACTGCCGTTTAATGAAAGATACCCTAATGTTCAATTAAGTATCCAAATTGATAATACACAGAACTTAACAAAGATGATTAAAGAAGGAGAGCTTGATTTGGCTATCTGCAATACGCCTAATTTGGATCATACAACATTATTTGAGCCGCTTTTTATTGAAGAAGTATCCCTGTTAGTACCTAAAAACCATCCGTTAGCTGTGAAAAATCAAGTAGAACTTGCTGATTTCAAAGGAGAACGCCTTCTTTTGAGCGGGTTTGTGTGCAATTACCGAATCAGTTTGGAGAAGTCGTTGGTGGAAGCTGGTGTTAGTCCTGACATTCGACTTGAAGTGAACAGCATGTCCGCATTAAAAGAATATGTGCAAGTGGGATTTGGAATCGCTGTAGTACCTGATGTTATGGTAAGGAACCCGCCACCCGGAACGGAAATAAAAAAGATTTACGACCTCAAAATTGGCGTAACAACAGGTATTTTAAGAAAAATTAATGCTGTAACCAATGGAACGGCCGTTGAGAATTTAATTCGGCTCATAAAGACCCACTTTTAA